One stretch of Eggerthella lenta DSM 2243 DNA includes these proteins:
- a CDS encoding substrate-binding domain-containing protein, with protein MKKRLAMAVSAAVLALGLFGLFGCASGNGDGASGATDGGASASTSPSGEVSVYSREDGSGTRGAFIELFGIEEKDANGDKVDLTTPTAAITNSTSVMMTSVAGDANAIGYISLGSLNNTVKALSIDGAEATAENVKSGTYKVARPFNIVTKDGVSDVAQDFIDYIMSSDGQKVVEENGCISVADNAGSYKASGKSGKIVIAGSSSVTPVMEKLAEAYKALNPDVAIEVNQSDSTTGVNMATEGTCDIGMVSRELKDSESGVKATVIAQDGIAVIVNPDASIDELTSDQVKGIYTGELTTWEDVVPSA; from the coding sequence ATGAAGAAGCGTTTGGCAATGGCGGTGAGCGCGGCGGTTCTGGCGCTGGGACTGTTCGGGCTGTTCGGCTGTGCGTCGGGCAACGGCGATGGTGCGAGCGGCGCAACCGACGGAGGAGCGTCGGCTTCGACCAGCCCGTCCGGCGAGGTCTCGGTCTATTCGCGCGAGGACGGCTCCGGCACGCGGGGTGCGTTCATCGAGCTGTTCGGCATCGAGGAAAAGGATGCCAACGGAGACAAGGTTGATCTGACCACTCCCACGGCCGCCATCACGAACTCCACGTCCGTCATGATGACGTCCGTGGCGGGCGACGCGAACGCCATCGGCTACATATCGCTCGGTTCGCTGAACAACACGGTGAAGGCGCTCAGCATCGACGGCGCCGAAGCTACGGCCGAGAACGTGAAGAGCGGCACGTACAAGGTGGCCCGTCCGTTCAATATCGTGACGAAGGACGGCGTGTCCGATGTGGCCCAGGACTTCATCGACTACATCATGAGTTCCGACGGTCAGAAGGTGGTCGAGGAGAACGGTTGCATCTCCGTTGCCGACAACGCGGGCTCCTATAAGGCTTCCGGCAAGTCCGGCAAGATCGTCATCGCCGGTTCCTCGTCCGTAACCCCGGTCATGGAGAAGCTGGCCGAGGCGTACAAGGCTCTCAATCCCGACGTCGCCATCGAGGTCAACCAGTCCGACTCCACCACCGGCGTGAACATGGCCACCGAGGGAACCTGCGACATCGGCATGGTCTCCCGCGAGCTCAAGGACTCCGAGAGCGGCGTGAAGGCCACGGTCATCGCCCAGGACGGCATCGCGGTTATCGTGAACCCGGATGCCTCCATCGACGAGCTTACGTCCGACCAGGTGAAGGGCATCTACACCGGCGAGCTGACCACGTGGGAAGATGTTGTTCCGTCGGCTTAA